The uncultured Desulfuromonas sp. genome contains the following window.
AAAAACCTTGTGTCCAGCTTGGCTCTGGTTGTTGATAATGCCCGCGATTATATTGATGACGCCGAGTTTCGTGCGGATATGTTTGAAACACTGGATAACACCGTAGAGAATATGAACAGGCTTATTGTCCGGTTGCAAAACGTCAAACATCAGCCAACGCTTGAATTTGCAGACACGGATCTTCTGGCGTTGGCACAGCGGGCCGTAGAACGCTCCGGCCACTCTGCGGTCCAGGTTGGTGGATCAGAGGTCATGGTTCGGGCCGATAGTGCTGAGGTGGATAAGGTGTTGCTCAACCTGCTTCATAATGCTCGCGAAGCCTCGACGGACCAGGCTCCGATAGAGGTTGAGGTGGGCCAGAATGAGCAGGCGTTTATCCGTGTGACGGATCACGGCGCCGGCATGAGCGAGGCGTTTATCCGCCAGCGATTGTTCAAGCCGTTTGAGACGACGAAAAAAAAGGGGATGGGGATAGGCCTGTATCAATGCCGTCAGGTGATTGAAGGGCATGGCGGCCGTATCGAGGTGCAAAGCCAGCCCGGGGTTGGTTCGACGTTCACTTTGTGGTTGCCTGTTGAGATGTAAGTCGTGTTTTTCCCAAAAGGGAAACCGAAAAAAAAGATAAGGACATTTCGTGGAAAAATTACTCATCGTTGACGACAGCTCAGAAATTTGCAAACAGCTGAAGTGGGGGTTGAATAAAGATTACGACGTTTTGCTGGCTGAAGATGTTGGCGGCGCCCTGAAGCTGTTCAAGAAGCACACGCCCAAGGTGGTCACTCTGGATCTCGGTTTGCCGCCTGATGTCGATGGTGCCACCGAGGGGCTGCGCTGTTTGGAGGAGATTCTTCATCAGCAGCCGGACACCAAGGTTGTTGTGCTCTCCGGCAATGAAGATCGTAACAATGCTCTGAAAGCCGTGCAGCTCGGAGCCTATGATTTTTACCGCAAGCCTATTGATCTGGCCGAGTTGAAAATTATTCTGCAGCGTGCCTTTCAACTGGCGGCACTGGAAAGGGAAAACCGTCGTCTGCAGACGGCAGCGTCATCCAAACTCAGCAACTTGCACGGTATTCTCGGTCAGTGTCCGCAGATGGAGGAGGTGTTTACCACCATTCGCAAGATCGCTTCAGCAGATATTCCAGTTTTGATTCTTGGCGAAAACGGCACCGGCAAAGAGCTGGTCGCCAAGGCGGTCCATGCCCAGAGTTTGCGCAATAAGGGCGAGCTGATTCCAATCAACTGTGGCGCGATTCCGGAAAATTTGCTTGAGGCTGAGTTGTTCGGTCATGAGAAGGGCGCATTTACCGGTGCGGTCGGCCAGGTGAAAGGCAAGGTGGAATACGCTCATGAAGGCACACTGTTCCTCGATGAAATTGGCGAACTGCCCTTGCCGTTGCAGGTGAAACTGCTGCGTTTTCTTCAGGAGAAAACCATCCAGCGTGTCGGTGGCCGGGATGAAATTATCGTTGATTCGCGCATTGTGGCGGCAACCAATGTTGATATCGAACAGGCCATTGAGCAGGGCGTCTTTCGCGAAGATCTGTATTACCGGATAGGCGTCATCACCATTAATTTGCCGCCGTTGCGTGAGCGTGGCGATGATATCTGTCTGCTGGCAAACTTTTTCCTCAACCGCTATGTTACGGAGTTTTCCAAGAAAATTAAGGGATACAGCTCTGCGGCTGAGCATGCGTTAAAAGAGTATTCCTGGCCCGGAAATGTTCGGGAGTTGGAAAACAAAGTGAAACGGGCCATTTTAATGGCTGATGGCCCGGTACTGGAACCTTGCGATCTTGGTTTTGAAGATAATGCTGCCCCGGAATTTGAATTTTCGACACAGGGCTTAACCCTGAAAGAGGCGCGTGATCGACTCGAGCGCGATATGCTGGTTGCCTGTTTGAAAAACCATAACGGCAATGTCGCCAAGGCCTCTGAAGAGCTGGGGGTCAGCCGGCCAACGTTCTATGATATGATGAAAAAACACCACCTCCATAACGGTTAGCAAGCA
Protein-coding sequences here:
- the prsR gene encoding PEP-CTERM-box response regulator transcription factor, with amino-acid sequence MEKLLIVDDSSEICKQLKWGLNKDYDVLLAEDVGGALKLFKKHTPKVVTLDLGLPPDVDGATEGLRCLEEILHQQPDTKVVVLSGNEDRNNALKAVQLGAYDFYRKPIDLAELKIILQRAFQLAALERENRRLQTAASSKLSNLHGILGQCPQMEEVFTTIRKIASADIPVLILGENGTGKELVAKAVHAQSLRNKGELIPINCGAIPENLLEAELFGHEKGAFTGAVGQVKGKVEYAHEGTLFLDEIGELPLPLQVKLLRFLQEKTIQRVGGRDEIIVDSRIVAATNVDIEQAIEQGVFREDLYYRIGVITINLPPLRERGDDICLLANFFLNRYVTEFSKKIKGYSSAAEHALKEYSWPGNVRELENKVKRAILMADGPVLEPCDLGFEDNAAPEFEFSTQGLTLKEARDRLERDMLVACLKNHNGNVAKASEELGVSRPTFYDMMKKHHLHNG